ATCTACATTGAAAGACAACGTAAGACCAACAAAAATCTCAAAAGTAATGAAGGCAAAAGAAAATCCCCATACATGAGGCACACAATGAAATTGTCCCTACTAAGGGAATGGGGATGAAAAAAAGAATGAGAGGGGGGAAGGGAAGGTAGGTACGTCACTTGTCCTTTGAAGTATTAAAACTGTTCCAAAATCCACATATTACTAGAGGGAATAGCAAATTCGATGCTTCAACAGCTCAATTATTCCTTGGTACTGATGAGTTTTTAAAACTTTCGAGGTGTAAATAATTAGATGGAACTTTGACCTCCTTGAGTTAAAAACAATTAACCATATTgaattctttcttctccctgaAGTATTGGACATTTTCATAAgatgtccaaaaaataaaaaaatgaccaTCATCTATCCATGTATTGGACATCCATCTATTCATACAATCTTACAATTAAATAAACGTATACAAGTAAATCAATTTCATGCATTTTAGACATAGGGCTAAACAACTCATGGAAACACAAGATACCTCAACCCAAACATATTGATGAAAGCCAAATTAAACACTTCATGGGTATCCACAACCAAATAGAAatgtaccaaaaaaaagagacacATCAGTtttgtaccaaaaaaaagagaaatcagTTTTAGagcaaatttaaaaaaaaaagtccacaACCAAATAGTTTCCAGCCTACTTTGTCCAGCATCTTAAACTGGCAAATACATGTTCAATACCGCcatcctttcttcttcatttgctTTCATTAATATGTTTGCTAAGGTCTTGCTGTCTTGAAAAAATCATTTGGCAGCACATTTCTTGGTAAAATCTTGCCTGAAATTGCATTGATTGTAGCAAACAGATTGCTACAAAAATCAGCTTCTGGGTCCTTcttaaccatttccttcattgcTTCAGCTATTGCCTTTAAAGGACTAGCTACCTTATCAGctcccccttttttcttcttcggtGGTTTGCCACTTGTGGCATCTGAACGTGGCCTACGACCACTACGATTGCTACTTCCCACTGGAATTCCACTGGCATTTGGGTGGACATAACTGTCTTCAAAAGCATCAAAGTCCATGTTGTCTAAACCATCAATTGGCACAGAATCAATATTATCATCATAAAGTGCATCAAATGGGTGAAAAGAATCATTCCCCGTGGCAATCTCATTCCCCATCCAAACTGCAACATCCAAATGCAGTTGAAGCACTCTATGCTCTCTCCaaaatttttcttcctttttctgcCAAGAGACAATTGGGAGACAAtgttaatataatataatatagtaGTTATGACCTCTGAATCATGCATAGGAAAATATGCATTACCTTAAATTCATTCCAGACATGTTGGGGTACATCGAACTTGTTGTCCACTGAGTTCCAACCCAACCCACTCTGCTTCTGTAGGTCACCTAATGCTTTAATCCTTGCTTTCCAAACTCTGTAATGATTTCTTAATTGTTCCACTTCATATGTCATGTTGCAACgttcttttatgatttttacaaTATCCACCCATTGTTCTTTCTTCAAACCATTGTTTCCTGACCTCCCACTCTTATGTTGTTTTATTAGGCACTCTAGGAACAGATTGGATACATTAGTAGACCAGGATGCCTCTGTCCTAGATTGGGAACCCAATTCCATTGAAGTCATATTTTACAATGCCTGTCTGATGGAAAAACTCAACATCATACAATACAACTATTTGAATTTGTAAACAGTTTATCAAAATATATAAAACTGTTAATATGATACATCCACATAAAACAAATGATTAACATTCCACACCCACAAAAACACAATATTTGAATAATATTCAAAACATGTTCAAAAGTCCACAAACTTaattaaaaccaaattaaaggaAATGAAAATGTCCAAAACATGTTCAAATGTTTAAAATTAAGATTACATCATCCAAAAAAAACCCATGAAATAGTTCAATCGTCAACATTTGTCatataatcatcatcatcatctcctaCATTCCAACCAGCCCACATGTTGTCCGTCAACTCTTCTCATTATTCATCCTAATGATCATCACCAACAACAACCCCTTCATCATCAATGGGaacaatatcatcatcatcatcttcttcctcatctgtTTCATCACTGCTACTAGAAGATTCATCATCGCTACTCTCATTTTCTaaaaactcttcttcttcttcaagagtATTTTTGAGTAAGAATATGATTGTAAAGAAGAACACATGCTACTACAATCATTGCTTGCGTCTTAAAAGGATATTCTACCtgattttttaatatcttgaatCGTGACTTTAATAGAGCAAAGGCACGTTCAATTACATTGTGTAGCGAAGAATGACGCAAGTTAAACAATTCCTTTTTATCAGTTGGACGCATATTAGAGTTTCTCCACTCTTTCAGATGATACCGAACATTACGATATGGCCTCAGGAACCCCCTCTGATTTGCATACCCAGCATCAACCAGATAGTATTTACTTGGAGGgaccaccatctttgtttctCCATTTGTGTGAAGGGCTTCATATAATACTCTAGAATCTTATGCTGATCCTTCCCAACCAGATAATATGTAAGTAAACCTCATGTCAAAATCACAGGCAGCTAATATATTATGAGATATATTACCCTTTCTATCGTGAAATGTCTTATGTTTATCTACCGAAACCCACGCTGGGACATGTGAACCATCAATGGCACCAATGCAATCCTTGAAGAATGGGTAGAACCTACTACTACCTGATATTCGATCATGAATTCTTCTAGTTGGAGGCTTCAATAAAATTGGAGCCAATTTAATTGTTGTACCCAACACAATATTGAAGTATCGACTGACAGTCTTGCCTGAACGACCTAAATCATGTAGAACCTTACGGTTCTTAAGATTATGGCCAATTGTTTGTAAAAAAATTACCAACTGCTCCTCCACTTGCACTGATCTACTATCTTGTAGAAGGCCTCTCTCTCGCATCATCttacttaaattaaaaaatgctCTTCTGCTCATTCTTGTAATGTTTCGACATGTGGTGTCACATACCCCTATGATTCTTTGTGTCTCAACAT
The sequence above is a segment of the Telopea speciosissima isolate NSW1024214 ecotype Mountain lineage chromosome 7, Tspe_v1, whole genome shotgun sequence genome. Coding sequences within it:
- the LOC122668588 gene encoding uncharacterized protein LOC122668588 produces the protein MTSMELGSQSRTEASWSTNVSNLFLECLIKQHKSGRSGNNGLKKEQWVDIVKIIKERCNMTYEVEQLRNHYRVWKARIKALGDLQKQSGLGWNSVDNKFDVPQHVWNEFKKKEEKFWREHRVLQLHLDVAVWMGNEIATGNDSFHPFDALYDDNIDSVPIDGLDNMDFDAFEDSYVHPNASGIPVGSSNRSGRRPRSDATSGKPPKKKKGGADKVASPLKAIAEAMKEMVKKDPEADFCSNLFATINAISGKILPRNVLPNDFFKTARP